In a genomic window of Pseudomonas putida:
- a CDS encoding BON domain-containing protein codes for MKLQSFQHYSHDLERGVHDTWITARVKSALALAKPSLGLQIHVKTQGGTVALSGRVNTHKQCEQAVGLARSVQGVVEVDARELLTHVFTPGSIPEPPSAEESPENRSSSSTRMDDK; via the coding sequence ATGAAACTGCAGTCGTTTCAACATTACTCCCACGATCTGGAAAGGGGCGTTCACGACACGTGGATTACCGCCAGGGTGAAGTCGGCCCTGGCACTGGCCAAACCAAGTCTTGGCCTGCAAATCCATGTCAAAACCCAGGGCGGCACGGTGGCGTTGAGCGGTCGCGTCAACACCCATAAACAGTGTGAGCAGGCGGTTGGTCTGGCGCGTTCGGTGCAAGGGGTGGTCGAAGTCGATGCCCGGGAATTGCTGACTCACGTGTTCACGCCAGGCAGCATTCCAGAACCGCCCAGCGCTGAAGAGAGCCCTGAGAATCGGTCGTCATCGTCAACCAGGATGGACGATAAATAA
- a CDS encoding HvfX family Cu-binding RiPP maturation protein — MSTSISSAVKGLHLNLDRAGNWIAPLTLRVFLAWEFFESGLEKFNGENWFADIQDRFLFPFNHLPATLNWEMSMWVELVCALALLVGLATRFSAISLIVVTLVATAAVHWPADWSSLSELAQGYSITNKGYGNFKLPLIYLAALVPLVLSGPGKLSLDALLSRFFWRRNR, encoded by the coding sequence ATGAGCACTTCCATTTCATCGGCCGTCAAAGGCCTGCACCTGAACCTTGACCGCGCCGGCAACTGGATCGCACCGCTGACCCTGCGGGTATTCCTGGCCTGGGAGTTCTTCGAGTCGGGTCTTGAGAAATTCAACGGCGAAAACTGGTTCGCCGACATCCAGGACCGCTTCCTGTTTCCGTTCAACCACCTGCCGGCCACGCTGAACTGGGAGATGTCGATGTGGGTGGAACTGGTCTGCGCCCTGGCGCTGCTGGTGGGGCTGGCCACACGGTTTTCGGCGATCAGCTTGATCGTCGTCACCCTGGTCGCGACCGCCGCCGTGCATTGGCCCGCCGACTGGTCGAGCTTGAGTGAACTGGCGCAGGGCTACTCCATCACCAACAAGGGTTATGGCAACTTCAAGCTGCCGCTGATCTACCTCGCGGCGCTGGTGCCGTTGGTGCTCTCGGGCCCCGGCAAGCTCAGCCTCGATGCGCTGTTGTCGCGGTTCTTCTGGCGCCGCAATCGGTGA
- the cynS gene encoding cyanase, which translates to MQQSHAYNDTSLELTAKILDAKARKNLSFEQVTEGTGLGLAYVTAALLGQHPLPEAAAKVIGEKLDLDADSVARLQIIPLRGSLSGVPTDPTIYRFYEMIQIYGTTLKALVHEQFGDGIISAINFKLDMKKVEDPEGGHRAVITLDGKFLPLRPF; encoded by the coding sequence ATGCAACAGTCCCACGCCTACAACGACACCAGCCTCGAACTGACCGCGAAAATCCTTGACGCCAAGGCCCGCAAAAACCTGTCCTTCGAGCAAGTGACCGAAGGCACCGGCCTTGGCCTGGCCTACGTCACCGCCGCCCTGCTCGGTCAGCATCCACTGCCGGAAGCGGCCGCCAAGGTGATCGGTGAAAAACTCGACCTGGATGCCGACTCGGTGGCCCGCCTGCAAATCATCCCGCTGCGCGGCAGCCTGTCCGGCGTGCCGACCGACCCGACCATCTACCGCTTCTACGAAATGATCCAGATCTACGGCACCACCCTCAAGGCCCTGGTTCACGAGCAGTTCGGCGACGGCATCATCAGCGCGATCAACTTCAAGCTCGACATGAAGAAAGTCGAAGACCCGGAAGGCGGCCACCGTGCCGTGATCACCCTCGACGGCAAGTTCCTGCCGCTGCGTCCTTTCTGA
- a CDS encoding aldehyde dehydrogenase family protein codes for MSLALERLVAGTPIPFAGNRVTVVSPELAARFQPGDHLLVEQVSGELLLIPVADQQAAAVAIERAQAAFAAMSAVSDQAISDFFDLFAQRLENPDCWALIEAANQADIERAKARGRSTTRLLADERMRRDMIAGLRAWRDAPASRGKVISCVEHDGWKVEQVVSPLGIVAFVFEGRPNVFADAAGVLRTGNTAVLRIGSDALGTAQAIVTHALNPALADAGLPSGAVSLVESVNHAAGWAMFADRRLSLAVARGSGRAVSQLGSIAQQAGTAVSLHGTGGAWLIAHVDADATRFAAVVRNSLDRKVCNTLNVCLIHRDRAAELVPLFLDALQQAGKARGQGCKLHIVEGSEAFLPADWQNATVEVYRAEGYQTEALAEPLPEDQLGREWEWEETPEVSLKIVDDLDNAIALFNRYSPQFTVSLISEDAASHERFYNAVNAPFVGNGITRWVDGQYALNKPELGLSNWESGRLFARSAILSGDGVFTVRSRMTQVDLSVKR; via the coding sequence ATGTCTCTTGCGCTCGAACGTCTAGTCGCTGGCACGCCGATCCCTTTCGCCGGTAATCGTGTCACCGTGGTCAGCCCCGAACTGGCAGCACGCTTCCAGCCCGGAGACCACCTGTTGGTGGAGCAGGTCAGCGGTGAGCTGTTGTTGATTCCGGTGGCCGACCAGCAGGCGGCAGCGGTGGCGATCGAGCGCGCGCAAGCGGCGTTTGCCGCGATGTCGGCGGTGTCCGATCAAGCCATCAGCGACTTCTTCGATCTCTTCGCGCAGCGCCTGGAGAACCCGGATTGCTGGGCATTGATCGAAGCGGCCAACCAGGCCGACATCGAACGAGCCAAGGCTCGCGGTCGCTCGACCACGCGCCTGCTGGCCGATGAGCGCATGCGCCGCGACATGATTGCCGGCCTGCGGGCCTGGCGCGATGCGCCGGCTTCCCGGGGCAAGGTGATCAGTTGCGTCGAGCACGACGGTTGGAAGGTCGAGCAGGTGGTGTCGCCGTTGGGCATCGTCGCGTTCGTCTTCGAAGGTCGGCCGAATGTCTTCGCTGATGCCGCCGGCGTGCTGCGCACCGGCAACACCGCCGTGCTGCGCATTGGCAGCGATGCCTTGGGCACCGCCCAGGCCATCGTCACCCATGCCCTGAATCCGGCGCTGGCCGATGCCGGCTTGCCAAGCGGCGCGGTGTCCTTGGTGGAAAGCGTCAACCATGCCGCCGGCTGGGCGATGTTCGCCGATCGTCGCCTGTCGCTGGCCGTGGCCCGTGGTTCGGGTCGCGCGGTCAGTCAGTTGGGCAGCATCGCGCAACAGGCCGGCACCGCTGTCAGCCTGCACGGCACCGGTGGCGCCTGGCTGATCGCCCATGTGGATGCCGATGCCACGCGCTTTGCCGCCGTGGTGCGCAACTCGCTGGACCGCAAGGTGTGCAACACCCTCAATGTGTGCCTGATCCACCGCGACCGCGCGGCTGAACTGGTGCCGTTGTTTCTCGATGCCTTGCAGCAGGCCGGCAAGGCGCGGGGGCAGGGCTGCAAGCTGCATATCGTCGAAGGTAGCGAGGCGTTTTTGCCGGCGGATTGGCAGAACGCAACCGTCGAAGTCTATCGCGCCGAGGGCTACCAGACCGAAGCACTGGCCGAACCGCTGCCAGAAGATCAACTGGGCCGTGAGTGGGAGTGGGAAGAAACCCCGGAAGTCAGCCTGAAAATCGTCGACGACCTGGACAATGCCATCGCCTTGTTCAATCGCTACAGCCCGCAGTTCACCGTGTCGTTGATCAGCGAAGATGCGGCGAGCCACGAACGCTTCTACAACGCGGTCAACGCGCCTTTTGTCGGCAACGGCATTACCCGTTGGGTCGATGGCCAGTACGCGCTCAACAAGCCGGAACTGGGCCTGTCGAACTGGGAGAGCGGGCGCCTGTTTGCGCGCAGCGCGATTCTCTCGGGGGACGGTGTGTTCACTGTACGCAGCCGCATGACCCAGGTGGATCTGTCGGTCAAGCGTTGA
- a CDS encoding carbonic anhydrase, with amino-acid sequence MKALIEGFLKFQKDVFPQRTDLFKHLATTQHPGTLFITCSDSRVVPELLTQQEPGELFVIRNAGNIVPSYSPHPGGVSATVEYAVAVLGVTDIVICGHSDCGAMTAVAKCTCMDHLPAVGSWLQHAESAKVINESRPHANEAAKVSSMVRENVIAQLANIQTHPSVRLAQEKGLLKLHGWVYDIETGSIDALNGSSRQFVSLAEHPDTCAVPARSTDAAA; translated from the coding sequence ATGAAAGCGCTCATCGAAGGTTTCTTGAAGTTCCAGAAAGACGTCTTTCCACAACGCACCGACCTGTTCAAACACCTGGCCACCACGCAGCACCCGGGCACCCTGTTCATCACCTGTTCCGACAGCCGTGTCGTGCCGGAATTGCTGACCCAGCAAGAACCCGGCGAGCTGTTCGTGATCCGTAACGCCGGCAACATCGTGCCTTCCTATAGCCCCCATCCCGGTGGCGTGTCGGCCACGGTCGAGTACGCGGTCGCGGTACTGGGCGTCACCGATATCGTGATTTGCGGCCACTCCGATTGCGGCGCCATGACCGCTGTCGCCAAGTGCACCTGCATGGACCACCTGCCCGCTGTCGGCAGTTGGTTGCAACACGCCGAGTCGGCCAAAGTCATCAACGAGTCGCGGCCTCATGCCAATGAAGCGGCAAAAGTCAGCTCGATGGTGCGGGAAAACGTGATCGCGCAACTGGCGAACATCCAGACTCACCCGAGCGTGCGGCTGGCCCAGGAAAAAGGCCTGCTGAAGTTGCATGGCTGGGTGTACGACATCGAGACCGGCTCGATCGATGCCCTGAATGGCAGCAGCCGCCAGTTCGTATCGCTGGCCGAGCACCCGGACACCTGCGCCGTTCCGGCACGATCCACAGATGCAGCCGCCTGA
- a CDS encoding CZB domain-containing protein, translating into MQRDIDQSHLLSNVELGNLQELTLKVAVYDRLLNPKPHSPLTLPDETECLFGQWYYGEENQNQQRDADFRRMEVPHRLVHSSGQAALEAHARGELEEALKQVGQMEEANAAVMRTVKGLLRSRLA; encoded by the coding sequence ATGCAGCGGGACATCGATCAATCGCACCTGCTGTCCAACGTCGAACTGGGCAACCTGCAGGAGCTGACGCTCAAGGTGGCGGTCTACGATCGCCTGCTCAATCCCAAACCCCATTCACCCTTGACCTTGCCGGATGAAACCGAATGCCTGTTTGGCCAGTGGTATTACGGCGAGGAAAACCAGAACCAGCAGCGCGATGCAGATTTCCGACGCATGGAAGTCCCCCATCGCCTGGTGCACAGCAGCGGTCAGGCGGCGCTTGAGGCCCATGCTCGTGGCGAACTGGAGGAAGCACTCAAGCAGGTCGGGCAGATGGAAGAGGCGAATGCCGCAGTGATGCGCACGGTGAAGGGGCTGCTGCGTTCTCGTCTGGCCTGA